One part of the Hirundo rustica isolate bHirRus1 chromosome 11, bHirRus1.pri.v3, whole genome shotgun sequence genome encodes these proteins:
- the SDR42E1 gene encoding short-chain dehydrogenase/reductase family 42E member 1 isoform X1: protein MCAVAVCFVGQQLQRAAPKEGGWKKETLPRKESSLLEEEVILASGCAIYQKGVDVILFDVVKPLQTVPEGMTFVQGDICCLSEVEEALRDVICVFHIASYGMSGREQLNRKLIEDVNVKGTENVIQACKSRGVPNLVYTSTYNVIFGGQIIENGDESLPYLPLHLHPDHYSRTKSLAEMKVLEANGAELGNGRGVLRTCALRPAGIYGPGEQRHLPRIVSYIERGLFKFVYGDPLSLVEFVHVDNLVQAHVLASQALRDSKQHIAAGQAYFISDGRPVNNFEFFRPLVEGLGYKFPTLRLPLSLVYFFAFLTEMVHFLVGRVYNFQPLLTRTEVYKTGVTHYFSMEKARKELGYEPQQYSLDEVVEWFRSQGCGPKPRNYTMMHLFRDGGVLVVLIAVLVSWFPSAATFSL from the exons ATGTGCGCGGTCGCCGTGTGTTTCGTAGGTCAGCAGCTCCAGCGCGCAGCGCCGAAGGAAGGAGGATGGAAGAAGGAAACGCTGCCAAGGAAAGAGTCCTCATTACTGGAGGAGGAGGTTATTTTGGCTTCCG GTTGTGCCATATATCAAAAGGGAGTGGATGTGATCCTCTTTGATGTCGTGAAGCCACTCCAGACCGTGCCAGAGGGAATGACGTTCGTGCAGGGAGATATCTGCTGCCTGTCTGAAGTGGAAGAAGCTCTCCGAGATGTGATCTGCGTATTCCATATCGCTTCCTATGGAATgtctggcagggagcagctgaaccGAAAACTTATAGAAGATGTTAACgtgaaaggaacagaaaatgtcaTCCAGGCCTGCAAGAGCAGGGGAGTGCCGAACCTGGTTTATACAAGTACCTACAACGTGATATTTGGAGGCCAGATTATAGAAAACGGGGATGAGTCTCTGCCTTACCTGCCTCTGCACCTTCACCCTGATCACTACTCCCGAACGAAATCTTTAGCTGAAATGAAGGTGCTGGAGGCAAACGGTGCTGAGCTGGGCAATGGGAGAGGCGTCCTGAGGACCTGTGCTCTCCGGCCAGCAGGGATCTACGGGCCTGGGGAGCAGAGACACCTGCCAAGAATAGTCAGCTACATTGAAAGGGGACTGTTTAAATTTGTGTACGGAGACCCTCTGAGTCTGGTAGAGTTTGTGCACGTGGACAACCTGGTCCAGGCTCACGTCCTTGCCTCCCAGGCCCTCAGAGACAGCAAGCAGCACATTGCTGCAGGCCAGGCCTATTTTATTTCCGATGGCAGGCCTGTAAATAACTTTGAGTTCTTCCGACCGCTCGTGGAAGGTTTGGGTTACAAGTTCCCAACCCTGCGCCTTCCCCTGTCCCTTGtctatttttttgcattccttaCAGAAATGGTTCATTTTCTTGTAGGGCGCGTTTATAActtccagcccctcctcacTCGCACGGAAGTGTACAAAACTGGTGTCACGCATTATTTCAGCATGGAGAAGGccaggaaggagctgggctATGAGCCCCAGCAGTACAGCCTGGATGAAGTGGTGGAGTGGTTTAGATCCCAGGGGTGTGGACCAAAGCCAAGAAATTACACCATGATGCACCTGTTTAGGGATGGAGGAGTGCTCGTGGTGCTGATTGCTGTGCTGGTCTCCTGGTTTCCATCTGCAGCGACATTTTCACTCTGA
- the SDR42E1 gene encoding short-chain dehydrogenase/reductase family 42E member 1 isoform X2, with the protein MEEGNAAKERVLITGGGGYFGFRLGCAIYQKGVDVILFDVVKPLQTVPEGMTFVQGDICCLSEVEEALRDVICVFHIASYGMSGREQLNRKLIEDVNVKGTENVIQACKSRGVPNLVYTSTYNVIFGGQIIENGDESLPYLPLHLHPDHYSRTKSLAEMKVLEANGAELGNGRGVLRTCALRPAGIYGPGEQRHLPRIVSYIERGLFKFVYGDPLSLVEFVHVDNLVQAHVLASQALRDSKQHIAAGQAYFISDGRPVNNFEFFRPLVEGLGYKFPTLRLPLSLVYFFAFLTEMVHFLVGRVYNFQPLLTRTEVYKTGVTHYFSMEKARKELGYEPQQYSLDEVVEWFRSQGCGPKPRNYTMMHLFRDGGVLVVLIAVLVSWFPSAATFSL; encoded by the exons ATGGAAGAAGGAAACGCTGCCAAGGAAAGAGTCCTCATTACTGGAGGAGGAGGTTATTTTGGCTTCCG TTTAGGTTGTGCCATATATCAAAAGGGAGTGGATGTGATCCTCTTTGATGTCGTGAAGCCACTCCAGACCGTGCCAGAGGGAATGACGTTCGTGCAGGGAGATATCTGCTGCCTGTCTGAAGTGGAAGAAGCTCTCCGAGATGTGATCTGCGTATTCCATATCGCTTCCTATGGAATgtctggcagggagcagctgaaccGAAAACTTATAGAAGATGTTAACgtgaaaggaacagaaaatgtcaTCCAGGCCTGCAAGAGCAGGGGAGTGCCGAACCTGGTTTATACAAGTACCTACAACGTGATATTTGGAGGCCAGATTATAGAAAACGGGGATGAGTCTCTGCCTTACCTGCCTCTGCACCTTCACCCTGATCACTACTCCCGAACGAAATCTTTAGCTGAAATGAAGGTGCTGGAGGCAAACGGTGCTGAGCTGGGCAATGGGAGAGGCGTCCTGAGGACCTGTGCTCTCCGGCCAGCAGGGATCTACGGGCCTGGGGAGCAGAGACACCTGCCAAGAATAGTCAGCTACATTGAAAGGGGACTGTTTAAATTTGTGTACGGAGACCCTCTGAGTCTGGTAGAGTTTGTGCACGTGGACAACCTGGTCCAGGCTCACGTCCTTGCCTCCCAGGCCCTCAGAGACAGCAAGCAGCACATTGCTGCAGGCCAGGCCTATTTTATTTCCGATGGCAGGCCTGTAAATAACTTTGAGTTCTTCCGACCGCTCGTGGAAGGTTTGGGTTACAAGTTCCCAACCCTGCGCCTTCCCCTGTCCCTTGtctatttttttgcattccttaCAGAAATGGTTCATTTTCTTGTAGGGCGCGTTTATAActtccagcccctcctcacTCGCACGGAAGTGTACAAAACTGGTGTCACGCATTATTTCAGCATGGAGAAGGccaggaaggagctgggctATGAGCCCCAGCAGTACAGCCTGGATGAAGTGGTGGAGTGGTTTAGATCCCAGGGGTGTGGACCAAAGCCAAGAAATTACACCATGATGCACCTGTTTAGGGATGGAGGAGTGCTCGTGGTGCTGATTGCTGTGCTGGTCTCCTGGTTTCCATCTGCAGCGACATTTTCACTCTGA
- the SDR42E1 gene encoding short-chain dehydrogenase/reductase family 42E member 1 isoform X3, producing MTFVQGDICCLSEVEEALRDVICVFHIASYGMSGREQLNRKLIEDVNVKGTENVIQACKSRGVPNLVYTSTYNVIFGGQIIENGDESLPYLPLHLHPDHYSRTKSLAEMKVLEANGAELGNGRGVLRTCALRPAGIYGPGEQRHLPRIVSYIERGLFKFVYGDPLSLVEFVHVDNLVQAHVLASQALRDSKQHIAAGQAYFISDGRPVNNFEFFRPLVEGLGYKFPTLRLPLSLVYFFAFLTEMVHFLVGRVYNFQPLLTRTEVYKTGVTHYFSMEKARKELGYEPQQYSLDEVVEWFRSQGCGPKPRNYTMMHLFRDGGVLVVLIAVLVSWFPSAATFSL from the coding sequence ATGACGTTCGTGCAGGGAGATATCTGCTGCCTGTCTGAAGTGGAAGAAGCTCTCCGAGATGTGATCTGCGTATTCCATATCGCTTCCTATGGAATgtctggcagggagcagctgaaccGAAAACTTATAGAAGATGTTAACgtgaaaggaacagaaaatgtcaTCCAGGCCTGCAAGAGCAGGGGAGTGCCGAACCTGGTTTATACAAGTACCTACAACGTGATATTTGGAGGCCAGATTATAGAAAACGGGGATGAGTCTCTGCCTTACCTGCCTCTGCACCTTCACCCTGATCACTACTCCCGAACGAAATCTTTAGCTGAAATGAAGGTGCTGGAGGCAAACGGTGCTGAGCTGGGCAATGGGAGAGGCGTCCTGAGGACCTGTGCTCTCCGGCCAGCAGGGATCTACGGGCCTGGGGAGCAGAGACACCTGCCAAGAATAGTCAGCTACATTGAAAGGGGACTGTTTAAATTTGTGTACGGAGACCCTCTGAGTCTGGTAGAGTTTGTGCACGTGGACAACCTGGTCCAGGCTCACGTCCTTGCCTCCCAGGCCCTCAGAGACAGCAAGCAGCACATTGCTGCAGGCCAGGCCTATTTTATTTCCGATGGCAGGCCTGTAAATAACTTTGAGTTCTTCCGACCGCTCGTGGAAGGTTTGGGTTACAAGTTCCCAACCCTGCGCCTTCCCCTGTCCCTTGtctatttttttgcattccttaCAGAAATGGTTCATTTTCTTGTAGGGCGCGTTTATAActtccagcccctcctcacTCGCACGGAAGTGTACAAAACTGGTGTCACGCATTATTTCAGCATGGAGAAGGccaggaaggagctgggctATGAGCCCCAGCAGTACAGCCTGGATGAAGTGGTGGAGTGGTTTAGATCCCAGGGGTGTGGACCAAAGCCAAGAAATTACACCATGATGCACCTGTTTAGGGATGGAGGAGTGCTCGTGGTGCTGATTGCTGTGCTGGTCTCCTGGTTTCCATCTGCAGCGACATTTTCACTCTGA